AATTGCGGATCGGCGATGCGCGGGATCCGAGCGTCGATATCGGTCCGGTCGTGTCGGCGGCCCAACTTGCAAACTGCGAAAGCTATATTTCTATTGGCGCAACGGAGGGTGCCCGTCTCGTCGCCGGCGGTCGACGGGAAACCGACCGGCCGAATGGGTACTTCCTGCAGCCGACTCTTTTTGCCGAATCCCGCAACGATATGACCATCAATCGCGATGAAATCTTTGGCCCCATTGCAGCCGTCATTCGCGTCAAGGACTATGACGAGGCCCTTGCCGTCGCGAACGATACGGATCAGGGGCTTTCGAGCGGGATTGTGACGCGCGACGAACGCGTGATCCGGCATTTCCGCATGCACGCGGAAGCTGGCATGGTGCAGGTGAATCTGCCGACCGCGGGCATGGACTTCCATGCGCCGTTCACGGGCCGGAAAAACTCCGCGTACGGACCGGCCGAGAAGGGTGCGTGCGCACGGGAGTTTTTCACGGTGCCCAAGGTCGTCCATTCCCGTCGCTCTTTTCCGATCGCTGCCCCAATCTTCCCAGCACAAAATCGAGGCCCATGATGGAAACCGACAACAGCGCAATCGAGAACGTCGATGAGCGGATCGGCGTGGACGCCGTCGAGCGGGCTTTGACCATTCTGAATGCGCTCGGCGAGTCCCAGAATTCGCTGTCGCTGAAAGAGGTCGCCCTCAAGACCGGCCTCTCCAAGCCGACCATTTTGCGCCTCTCAGTTTCGCTCGAGCGCTTCGGATATCTGCGGCGCAGCAGCAGCGGAACCTACAGCCTTGGTCCGACGCTCTGGAAGCTAGGTTCGGCGTATCGCCGCAATCTCGAATTGGAGCCCATTGTTCGGCCGGCCTTGCAGGCGCTTGTCGCACTGACGCAGGAGAGTGCTTCCTTCTGGATCCGCCGGGAGAAGGAACGCGTCTGCCTGTTCCGCGTGAACTCGCCTCGGTCGGCGCGCAGCCATGTCGAGGAGGGCGAAACGTCGCCGCTGGACAAAGGATCGGGCGGGCACGTGATTTCGCACGGTTTCGGCCTGCCGACGCCGTTTGGTGCCGAGATCGCTGCCGATCAGGTCGTTGCGACGCTCGGCGACCGCGATCCGGATGTGGCAAGCGTTTCAGCTCCCGTCTACGGCCCGAACGGCGAATTCGCCGGTGCGATAACGCTGGCTGGAATTTTAAGCCGGTTCGCGCCTCAGGTGCCGGAGTTCAAAGTTGTCGTGCGACAGGCGGCGCTGGCGGTGAGCAGGCAGCTCGGCGGCGACTTCTCGAGATCTTCGGCGGCGTCGCCCCAGAAATGAGCGCTGTTCCGCTGCCGCTCGCAGGTGTGCGAGTCCTCGATCTCACGAACGTTCTTTCGGGCCCCTTTTGCGCCTATCAATTGGCGCTGCTCGGCGCGGATGTCGTCAAGGTCGAGATGCCGGGCTCGGGCGATCTTGCGCGCCAGCTTGGGGCGGATCCCAAACTGAATGCGGCCTCTATGGGTGCTTCGTTCCTGGCGCAGAATGCCGGAAAGAGATCGATCGCGCTGAACCTGAAGAAACGCGCCGGCGCTGCGGCCTTCAAGAAGCTCGTCGCGACCGCCGACGTCGTCGTCGAAAACTTTCGCCCGGGCGTCATGCAGCGCCTCGGCCTCGGCTACGAGACGCTTGCGGCCATTCGTCCTTCGCTCGTCTATTGCGCGATCTCCGGCTTCGGCCAAGAGGGGCCGCTCAAAGACAATCCGGCCTACGATCAGATCGTTCAGGGACTTTCCGGCGTCATGAGCGTGACCGGCGACGCCGCGTCTGCGCCGTTGCGCGTCGGATATCCCGTCGCCGACACGATCGGCGGTCTGACAGCCGCCTTCGCGATTTCGAGCTGTCTGCTGCGCGCGGCGCGGACCGGCAAGGGCGAGTTCATCGACGTGTCGATGCTCGATGCGACGCTGGTCACGATGGGCTGGCAGGTGTCGAACTGGCTGATCTGCGGCGTGCGACCGGTTGCGATGGGAAACGACAACATGACGGCAGCGCCGTCCGGCGCGTTTCGCACCGGCGAAGGGCTGCTCAACATCGCCGCGAACAAGCAGGATCAGTTCGAAGCGCTTTGTGGCGTGATCGGGCGGCTGGAGCTGCAAAGCGATCCGCGCTTCTCTGCCCGGGAGGCGCGCAAACGGCACCGGGCGGAACTGTCGGTGGAAATCGAAGCGGCATTGGTCGGCGCGTCTGCCGTCGAATGGGCGACGCGGCTCAACGCCGCGGGCGTACCGGCCGGCGAGATTCTGTCCATCCCGGAAATACTTGCGCACCCGCAGATCCTGAGCCGCAATCTTGTCCATCGATTTGAACAAGCGCCGGGGCTCCCCCAAAACGTTTCTGTCGTGCGCGCTGGGTTCCGCCTTAAATCCGGCGATCCCGCGCCGAATTCGCCGCCGCCGATGCTTGGCGCAGACACCGATACGATCCTCGGCGAACTTGGCTACACGCGCTGCGAAATCGAACAATTGCGGGCCGATCAGGCAAACTGAAGAAGCGGAGCAGGTGGATTGTGACCGAGCGCAGCCGAATGTCTCCAGAGGATTGGTGGGCGACTTCGATCATCGAAATGGAGCCGGGTCTCATTCGATTCCGTGGATATGCGATCGAAGAGCTGATCGGCCGCGTCGGTTTCGTCGATATGATCTGGCTGCTGACCCGGGGCGAAATGCCGGATCCGCGCAAGGCCCGGCTTCTTGAACATGCGCTTGTCGCCGCCGTCGATCACGGCCCGCAGGCGCCTTCGATCGCGATTGCGCGGATGGCGATGACCTGCGGGATCGGCATCAACAACGCCATGGCTTCGGCGATAAACGTGCTCGGCGACGTTCACGGCGGGGCCGGCGAACAATGCGTCCAATTCTATTCCGAGATCGCCGATCGACTGGAGCAGGCGCTTGATCCCGCATCGATCGCGTCGGCGGTCTCGGCTACGGTCGATACGTGGAATGCGCGGGGCGTCGCGCATGTGCCGGGCTTTGGGCATCGGTTCCATCCGATCGATCCGCGTGCGCCGCGTCTTCTTGCGCTTGTGGACGCGGCTTCGAAGGACGGCGTTGTGAGCGGACGGTTTGCCGCGATCGGTCGCGCGGTCGAAGCCGAAATCGCCCGCCGGCGCGGCGGCAAGGCCGTGCCAATGAACATCGACGGTGCGACTGCCGTCATATTCGCCGAGCTTGGGTTCGCACCGCAGCTCTGCCGCGGCTTGTTCGTGCTGTCTCGTTCGGTCGGCATACTTGCGCATGCCTGGGAGGAAGGGTGTGCGGAAAACCGCAACAAAGGTCCGATCCCCCGACACCTGACGTGGACGTATACAGGTTCAGGCCCAAGGCGGCTCTGAGGAAGGAGCAGGTGCCTTGCGGCCTATTCCTCCGGTTGGTGGCAAGCGGTCTTTGTTTCCACTGGTTTCCGTTTGCTTCCTTTTGATGCAGCAAATCATGGAAACCAACATTGAAAATATTGAAATATTGTAAAACTGGGGGACTGGGGGGCGTGGGTTCGAATTCCGTCGCTCCGACCATTAAAGAAGCCCGCTAGATCAATGGCCTAGCGGGCTTCAACGTTTTCGGACCTGCGAACCCGACAGTTTGATTCCATGAGTGCGGCAGTTCGGGAAGGTCGCTGACCGCAGCAAAACTCGCGGGCACCAAGCGCCGTGGATTGCGCGTTCCGTTACTACCAGCCTTTGCCAGCTGTATAGCCGCCGTCTGCCGGAAGCGTGGCGCCGGTAATGAAGCCCGCCTCGTCGGACGCGAGGAAGAGGATCGCGCAGGCGATCTCCGACGGATCGGCGACGCGACCAAGCGGGTGGGCCGCATTGAGTTTGCGCACGAGTTCCGGATCGGAGAAGTAGCGCTCCGTGAGTGGCGTGCGAACTGAACCCGGCGCAACCGCATTCACTCTTATGCCGCACGGCCCAAGCTCCATCGCCATCTCGCGCGTCAACCCCACGATTGCGTGTTTTGCGGCGACATAAGCGGCGCGATTCGGCACGCCCATAAGGCCTGCCGACGACGAGTTGTTGCGCTGATCAAAGCACTCGTACCCGGCCGCGAAGCCGAGTGCCACAAGCCGCGCATGATTTCTGCTTAAAGCGGCGGGAACGGCGACGAGACGGCGGTTCTTGGCGTGCTGCTCGGCTGCGGTACGGCACCGCCGTTCACCGCCGGTGCAGACGCCCCACCGACATTGCCGACGGCCAAAACCGGCGGCGGCGGAGCTGTGGTGGAGACGAGCGGTGGACCGCCGGCACCTGGATTGGGACCGCTCGACGTGACGATCGCGGGCGGTAGCGGACCGGCGGCGGCGGCCGGCGGCGGCGCACCCGAACCCGCTGGGGCAGGCGGCGGGGGCGATGCGGTAACCACTACGCCGCTCGGTAAGGCGGCAGGCCCACCCTCACCGCCATCGACAACAGTACCCAGCCCGGCAGCAGCCGCAGGACCGGTCGGGCCGCCGGTCAGCAGCGCAACCGCATCGGCAACGGCCGATGCGGCCCCTGGCGGTGGCGTCTGCGGAAGCGCTGCAGCGCCCTGGATCTGTGAGATGGGCGCGGCGTCGGTGAGCGCGCTCGAAACCGTGGTGCCGCCCACGCCGGCACCGGGCGTGGGCGCGATCGAATTTGTCGGCGTCGGCGGCGGTGCCATGCCGATCGTCGTGCCGTTGACGACGAACGTGCCGGTCGCCGCCGACGCGGTGCCGCCGATCATGCCGTTGAGCGTGCCGGTACTTCCCGAAAGCGTGAGGTTGCCACCGATATTGTTGCCGGACTCCGTTAAGCTCAGCGCATAGGCGCCTGCCAGCGCAATCGTGGCGTTGCCCGTGGCGGAGAACGTGCTGCCGCTCAGCTGCGAGAGCGTGCCGCCGGTGACCGACACGTTCAACACGCCGTTCGATACGATGTCGCCCAACAGCGTGTTGCCCGTATTGGCGAGCGATATGCCGCCGACCGTGTTCGTCGCAGCGATGGCACCAACAAAGGCGTTGGCCGCATTCGTGAGGGCGATATCGCCGGTATCCACCGAGAGGGTCGTCGCGCCCGCCGCGGCGATCGTGCCGGACTGGCTGATGCCGCCATTGGTAACGCTGAGATTGAGCTGGCCGCTCGACGAGATGCTGCCGACCAGCATCGGCCCGAATTGTGTCCACGCGAGGTTGTTGGCACCGCCCGACGTGGCGAGCGACACCGAGCCCACAACGACATTCTGGTAGCTCGACAGCCCGAGCGTGCCGCCATTCGCCGACGCGTTCAGATTGCCGCTCGCCGTTAGAAGCCCGGTTTGGGTGATGCCGCCGTTTGTCGCGATCAGAATGACGTCGCTGGCCGACGTAACGGTGCCGAGCGCCAGGCTTTCGGCCTTCAGCAGGATCGTGCCGCCGCCCCCACTCGTGGCGGCGACCTGGCCGCCGAACGAATTGGTCGCCACGGACATGTCGAGCGTGCTGTATTGCGCGATCAGACTCACGTCGCCGGCCACCGAAAGAAGCCCAGCCGCCGTTTGCGTGAGGCGGTTGGGCGAGACCCAGGTAAGCCCGCCCGTCGTCGTTATGCCGTTGACCGTGCCGAGGTCATCGGTGATCGCGTTGGAAATCGAGACGCTGAGCTCGCCGGTGCGGAGAATGATGTCGCCCGAACCGGATCCGGCACTCACGTTAGCGGCGACGTTCTTGATGTTGTTGTAGCCGATGCCGTTGCGATTGATCGCAAAGTCGCCCGCCCCGCGCAGCACCAGACTGTCGGCCGAGATGTTACTGACGACCGCCTGGGTGACGCCGCCCGTGTTGGCGTAGAGGGTCAGCGTCTCGCCCGGAAGCGTGACGTTGCCATTGAGCGCGATCGAAGCGCCGCGCAAATAGAGATCCGTGCCGTTGTAGTTGCTGAAACCGCTCGCACCGATCGTGATCGCACCCGCATTGCTGTCGCCGACGACGAGCAAACCAGCATAGACAAAACCCATGTAGCCGGGCAATTGCAGCGTGCCCGCAATGTCGCCGATGCCGATCGTGGTGCCCGAAGTGACGGGCCGGAGCGATACAACGCCGTTGCTCTGGACGAGCAGCGACATCTCCGACATCGACATGCTGTCGGCGAGGATGTTGATGTCGCCTGTTCCGGCGGCGGTGCCGATTTCGGAAATCGGGTTGGGCGCAGTCCCGTCGAATTGCGCCCTAAAGCCGTAGCTTGCGCCCGCTCCGAACCCGGTCAAAGTCAACGTGCCGGAATCCGAATGAATGCCGGCGTCTCTGGAAATTTGGATGCCGTCTGCGTCAATGGCACCGTAACCCGTCAACGAAACGACACCTGACGCAGATTGGATCGAGCCACCGACCATTGCGATGCCCATTCCGCCCGCCGTGCCGTCGCCGCCGCGCCCGACCAGCGAAATGGCGCCCGAAACCGATTGGACCGTGCCGCCCTGCCAGAACACGATTCCGTGCTGGCCGGCGCTGTCGGTCGCGCCTTTGCCCACGATGCTGATGGCGCCCGCACTGGAGGAGATCAACGCAGTCGCGTTAATCTGCACGCCCCATACCGTGCCTGCCGCAATGCCGGCCGTGTCACTGCCGCCCGGCGCGTTGCCCCAGATCGCGATGGCGCCGGCGCCCGTTGAGATCGAACCGTCGACCCAGACGTTGTTTGCCCCCTCGAGCGCGATGTTCCCGGTCCCCGTCGTCGCCATGGAACCGCCGGCTGAGATTGTGATCGTGCCGCCGGCGGCGAGCGTGATGCCCCCGCTCCCGCTCGTCGTCAACGAACCGACGACTCCGATGCTGCCGCCGGTGACAATCGACAGGGACGCGTTGCTCGGCGCCGTGTAGGCGTAAGCGCCCGGGACCACGATGCCGCCGGTATGGGTCTTGTCGCCGAATGCGAGCGTGCCGAAGGTGTAGCTGTTGATCGTGGCCAGATTGGCGGAAGTCAGAATGAGCCCGCTGCCACTGGGGGCGCCGATATTGATGCCGGTGGTCGCCGCCGCCGTCCGGAAAAGCAAAGAGCCCGTGCCCGCATTGATCGAGGTGCCGCCGACGCCGGAATAGAGCGTCAGCGCGTCCATCACGTAGGCGATGTTTGCGCCCGTGCCCAGCGAATTGTTGCCGGTAACGTTGAGAGCGCCGCCCACGTTGATGGTCGATGTACCCGCAAAACGCACCGAATCGCTGTAGCTGCCCAAGCCGCCGGTGCCGAAGATATTGAGGTCGCCGCTTGTCGTTGAGATGGTCGCACCGCTCGCGATCAGAACGCCGACATGGTTGGCGTCGGCGCCCGGGGCGTTTCCGACCGTGCCTGTGCCGCCGAACCCGTTCAGCGTGATCGAGCTGCTCCCGCCGGTGATCGTCCCTTCGACGACGACGCCGTGGTTGCTGTCGTAAATGCCCGTGCCGCCCTTGCCGGAGATAGTTATGGGCGTAGCACCAGTCGCCTGGACCGTGCCTTGGATATACACGCCGATGCTGGCGTTGTCCCAGCCGCCGCGACCGACAATCGACACGTAGCTGTTGGCTCCTGCATCGATCGTCGCGCCCGACGCAAGCCAAAAGCCTTTGAGCATGCCGGTCTGGATCCCGTTTTCGGCAATGCCGCCGGGCGCGTTGGCCCAGATCTGGAGATTGCCGCCGCCCGTCGAAATTGTCGTACCGCCGCCAACGAACGTCGCCAAGTCGGCATGCAGCGTGAGCTGGCCGCCCGCAGTGGACAAATTGCCCGAGATGTTGTGCGTCCCCGTCTGGGTCAGTGTCAGCATGCCGCCGCCCGTGGAAACAGTACCGGCGGCCGTGTTCGAGAAATTGACGCCCGTCGACGTGAAATTGCCGCCGTTTGTGCTGATTGGCGCGCTAATCGCAACCGAGCCTCCGGCCAGTAGCGAGACGTTGAGAGCGCCCGAAACGCTTGAAATCCCGTAATTCACGCCGATCCCTCCGGCCGCGTTCAACGTCAAAGTCGCAGTACCGCCACCGGTCTTCTCGATCAAAGTGTCGACAAGGATATTGCCGACCTGGCCGCCCGTGCTGCCAGTCGTGATTTCGACCGACGTGCCGGCATTGAGGGCCGCAACGATGGTCGCGACACTGATGGTGGCGCCGTTGGCAGTCGGCGTGAAAATGTCGGGCGGGCCGGCCACATAGGTGCCGCCAGTTGTTGTCGTACCGATCGTCACGTTGCGGGGATCGAGCAGCCATTTTCCGCTGCGGCCGATGAGCGCCGTCGCATCGACGCGGCCGGTCTGGACTTGCAGATTGTCCTTGGACGAGGTTTCGACGAACCCGCCATTGCCGCCGGCCGCACCGCCGCGCGCCGCGATCGTGCCTTGGAAACTCGTATAGAGATCCGACCACAGGATCACGCGGCCGCCATCGCCATTGGCCGTGGCCGACGCATCGATGACGGCGCGCGCATCCATGTAGAGATACTGCGCGTTGGCCTCGGGGCCCTTGCCTTGATAGTTGCCGCCGACGAGCACCGTACCGCCGCCTGCAGCGCCCGAGGCGTCGATGCGCGCATTTTCGAAGAGGCCGACTTTTTCGCCGAGCACCTTGACCGTGCCGCCGCTCTCGCTGGCGTTCGCACCCGAGGCATCGAGCGTGCCATTGACCGACACGATGCCGCTGTCGCCACCATCGATGACGATCTCGCCATTGACGAGCGAGGCCGTGCGCGCAACGACGATGCCCGTGGTGTTGATCACATTGTCGAGCACGCTGCGCGCCGCGCGTGCTGTCAGCAGCACGCGGCCGCCATTGGCTTCGATGCTGCCGGAATTTTCGACAAGCGCATCGGCGCCCGCAGGCTTCTGGTCGACGATGCCCGTGGCGGCAAACTTCAAAAGCCCGTCGCCGTGGAAATCGATCGCAAACGTCTTGGTGCCGCCCAGCACCACCGTGCCGCCATTGGCGATGATTTGGCCCTGGTTCGACACGCTGGCCGCCGCCAGCACGGCAAAGCCGCCTTGTGCGACCGAGATGACGCCTTGGTTGACGACGCGCGCATTGGCATCGCTCGAAGCCTGGTCGAACAGCAATTTGCCCGACATGAAATCAAGCGTGCTGATATTCGCCGTCGTCGCCACGAGCGCGTTGACGTCCACGCGGCTGTTGGGCCCGAACACGATGCCGTTCGGGCTCATGATCACGACCTGGCCGTTGGCCTGGATCTGGCCGTAGATCTGCGAAGGATCGCCGTTCAGCACGCGGTTGAGAGCAACGGCACTGGTGCTCGGCTGCACGAAGCGCACGATATTGTTGGCGCCGATGGAGAAGCTCTGCCAGTCGATGGCCAGATTCTGCGAAGCCTGGTTGATCGTGAGCTGGTTGGCGTTGGTCTGCGTGATGGTACCCAACCCGCCGACCACACTGCCGCCTTGCGGCAGCGTCTGAGCGATCGCAGGAGATATTGCATAGCCGGTCAGGGCCAATGCTAAAGGCCAACCGAAGCTACGCCACCGAACCCCTTTTCGTTTTGGCCGAGAAGCCATACATATTTGGTAAATCAGCATCTCCGCATATCAAACAATTTAACAGCTGCCGCCACTCTATAGCCTGTTCGGGTGTGGCAATTTGCAATCTGCGAAGCAAAACTAGCTGCCCCCAGCGAATGGTCTATTTTCAAATCAAGCATCGAAGAAAGCCACTATTAGCAATCCCGATTGCGAACAGCGATGCCTTTTGGGAAGTTGCAACACAGTCGACGAAAACAGCCAAAAACGACCAGACACATACTGTCGTTTGCGCGTATGCACCGCAATAATGCAACACGGTTTTTGTTTTCACAAACAGCGCGGACCGCAGCGAATGTTGAGCTCCGAGATTTCGAAACCCACGCGCAGTTTCCGTCCCGTGTCAGGACGATGCCAAGCGAATGCCGATGTTTGCGCGAAGATAGAGCGGTTTCAGTCGCAATGGCAGGCGATGGCTGACGCAAAAGGCCGCCTGCCGACGCGTCGCGAGTTCGACCCAACTGCCGTTCCGGATTTGCTGCCAAATCTTCTGCTCGTCGAGAAGACGGTGGTCGGCGACGAATCCGAAAGCCGACATCGTGTACGACTTGCGGGCACACGCGTCGTTGCGGCGATGGGTTCGGAGATCACGGGCTACGATCTCGCCACGTTGCCGCGCGAAGACGGTGCGCGTGCATTGGCGGCCGGCGTGGATTTATGCATTGCCCAACGGCGCCCGATTCCGGGCGAGTTCACGGTCGTTTCAGGGCACGCGGGCTGGGTCGCGCGGGTCGGTCGCATTGCGGGCTTTCGGTTTCTGGCCGTACCGTTTTCGGAAACGTACACCGTTCCAACCGTTGCGATGATGCTCGTGCTCTTCGTTGCGGCCGACGGCAGCGAAGTCTGGGCAGAGTGGCTCGGCACGTCGGCGACCGCGTAAGCCGCGCGATAGATGGACAGCAAAACCGACTATCGCACGCTGACGGGGCAGGAAAAGGCCGCGATCATCCTCTTGACGCTGGGCGAGGAGTCCGCGGGGAAGCTGTTCGCGCTGATGAGCGACGACGAGATCAAGGAGATCTCGCAGACCATGACGACGCTCGGCAGAGTCAACTCGGCGATCATCGAGCGGCTGATCGTCGAATTCGCCGACCAGATGTCGGCGAGCGGTTCGATTCTAGGCAGTTTCGACGCGACCGAGCGGCTCCTGTCCAAGGTGCTCGACAAGAACCGTGCTGCTGAAATCCTCGACGAGGTGCGCGGGCCCGCCGGACGTACGATATGGGACAAGCTCGGCAACGTCAACGAAGTGCTGCTCGCGAACTTCCTCAAGAACGAATATCCGCAGACCGTGGCCGTGGTGCTGGCCAAGATCCGCTCGGACCACGCCGCGCGCGTGCTTGGCACCTTGCCCGAAGCGTTCGCGATGGAAGTCATCATGCGCATGCTGCGCATGGAAAGCGTGCCCAAAGAAGTGCTCGACGACGTCGAGCGCGTGCTGCGCAACGAGTTCATGTCGAACTTGGCCAAAACCTCGCGCCGCGACACGCACGAACTGATGGCCGAGATTTTCAACGGCCTGTCGCGCGAGACCGAAGCGCGCTTCATGAACGCCCTCGAGGAACGCAACCGCGACTCCTCCGAGCGCATCAAGTCGCTGATGTTCAAGTTCGAGGATCTCGCCAAACTCGATCCGGCCGGCATGCAGACGCTGCTGCGCGCGGTCGACAAGAACAAGCTCGCCCCGGCCCTCAAGGGCGCGCCGGAAAACCTTCGCGACCTTGTGTTCTCGAACATGTCCGAGCGCGCCGGAAAAATGCTGCGCGAGGAAATGGAGGCGCTGGGGCCGTTGCGCAGCAAGGACGTGTACGAAGCCCAGAACCTGATCATTGCCACGGCCAAGGATCTCGCCGCGCGCAACGAGATCGTCCTTTCCAACAAGACCGGCGACGAAAACGACCTCATCTACTGATTCCGCAACTCTTATCCGCGAAAGCCCAGTCGCACGCCGCATTCCGAGCCGACCCAATCCAGCACCGCCTCCAGCAAAGACGAGCAATACGCCGATGCCTAGCAGCGCAGAAACTTCTCCACTGCAGCAGCAGTTCGATACCGCATGTTCGGCGCACCGCGCCTATCTGATGACCAAACCCGGAGGTAAGCGCATGGACGCGCGTGGCAAAGAATTCGGCATGATTACGGCGCACGGCCGCAATCTTGCGACGTCTGTATTCTCGGGCGCCAATTTCGCCGGCGCACAGATGCAGGATTGCGATTTGTCGATGGCCGATCTGTTCGGTGCAGTTTTCAGCTTTGCAGACATGAGCGGCTGCAAGATGCGGCGCGCAATAGCGTGCGGTGCGCGCTTCGACAGTGCAGTGCTGCGCGATGCCGATCTGCGCGATGCCGATTTCCGGCCGGGCCAGAACGTGCAATGGAGCGGCAATGCGGGCAAAAGCGGCGATCAGCAGGCCGAGAAGACGGCGGGCGAGAGTGCGCCCGCGGGTCTTCCCGAGGCGGCAAGCGGAGCGACCGTGTTCACGAACGCCGATCTGCGCGGCGCCAATCTCGAAGGGGCGAAGCTCAAGGACGCGATTCTCGACGGCGTCAATCTCGAGGGGGCGGTGCTCCACGGATGCGACCTGCGGGGCGCGAGCCTGCGGGGCGTCAAGCTCGACGGCCTCGATCTCAGCGGCGTCAACCTAACGGGTGCCAATTTCGCGCCGCCCGAGGCGCCGCCAGCTCCGCGGGTTGCCGTGCGCAAGGTGCTCGAAGCGCATAAATTGTGGACCGAGTCGGGCGGCGTCAATGGCATGCGCGCCATTCTTGACGATAGCGATCTGAGCGGCATGGATCTACGTGGCCTCGATTTTAGTGCTGCATCTCTTAACCGCGCTAACCTCGCCCGCGCGAACCTATCGAACAGTTTACTACGGCTCACCAGTCTCATGCAGGCCAACCTTGCCGACGCAGATCTCACAATGGCCAACATGGCCGGTGCCATGCTTATTGGCGCTAATTTGCGCCGCGCCGACCTTACTCAGGCTCGACTCGTACCAGTCGAACTCAATGGTCGCAAATTTCCAGCCAATCTCAGCAATGCCAATCTAGCACATGCGAACTTCAACAAGGCTAATCTGACCGGCGCGTTGTTGCGAGGGGCTGACATCACGCGCGCG
The sequence above is a segment of the Magnetospirillum sp. genome. Coding sequences within it:
- a CDS encoding IclR family transcriptional regulator, whose product is MMETDNSAIENVDERIGVDAVERALTILNALGESQNSLSLKEVALKTGLSKPTILRLSVSLERFGYLRRSSSGTYSLGPTLWKLGSAYRRNLELEPIVRPALQALVALTQESASFWIRREKERVCLFRVNSPRSARSHVEEGETSPLDKGSGGHVISHGFGLPTPFGAEIAADQVVATLGDRDPDVASVSAPVYGPNGEFAGAITLAGILSRFAPQVPEFKVVVRQAALAVSRQLGGDFSRSSAASPQK
- a CDS encoding CoA transferase — its product is MSAVPLPLAGVRVLDLTNVLSGPFCAYQLALLGADVVKVEMPGSGDLARQLGADPKLNAASMGASFLAQNAGKRSIALNLKKRAGAAAFKKLVATADVVVENFRPGVMQRLGLGYETLAAIRPSLVYCAISGFGQEGPLKDNPAYDQIVQGLSGVMSVTGDAASAPLRVGYPVADTIGGLTAAFAISSCLLRAARTGKGEFIDVSMLDATLVTMGWQVSNWLICGVRPVAMGNDNMTAAPSGAFRTGEGLLNIAANKQDQFEALCGVIGRLELQSDPRFSAREARKRHRAELSVEIEAALVGASAVEWATRLNAAGVPAGEILSIPEILAHPQILSRNLVHRFEQAPGLPQNVSVVRAGFRLKSGDPAPNSPPPMLGADTDTILGELGYTRCEIEQLRADQAN
- a CDS encoding citryl-CoA lyase — translated: MTERSRMSPEDWWATSIIEMEPGLIRFRGYAIEELIGRVGFVDMIWLLTRGEMPDPRKARLLEHALVAAVDHGPQAPSIAIARMAMTCGIGINNAMASAINVLGDVHGGAGEQCVQFYSEIADRLEQALDPASIASAVSATVDTWNARGVAHVPGFGHRFHPIDPRAPRLLALVDAASKDGVVSGRFAAIGRAVEAEIARRRGGKAVPMNIDGATAVIFAELGFAPQLCRGLFVLSRSVGILAHAWEEGCAENRNKGPIPRHLTWTYTGSGPRRL
- a CDS encoding SDR family oxidoreductase, whose protein sequence is MALGFAAGYECFDQRNNSSSAGLMGVPNRAAYVAAKHAIVGLTREMAMELGPCGIRVNAVAPGSVRTPLTERYFSDPELVRKLNAAHPLGRVADPSEIACAILFLASDEAGFITGATLPADGGYTAGKGW
- a CDS encoding filamentous hemagglutinin N-terminal domain-containing protein yields the protein MALTGYAISPAIAQTLPQGGSVVGGLGTITQTNANQLTINQASQNLAIDWQSFSIGANNIVRFVQPSTSAVALNRVLNGDPSQIYGQIQANGQVVIMSPNGIVFGPNSRVDVNALVATTANISTLDFMSGKLLFDQASSDANARVVNQGVISVAQGGFAVLAAASVSNQGQIIANGGTVVLGGTKTFAIDFHGDGLLKFAATGIVDQKPAGADALVENSGSIEANGGRVLLTARAARSVLDNVINTTGIVVARTASLVNGEIVIDGGDSGIVSVNGTLDASGANASESGGTVKVLGEKVGLFENARIDASGAAGGGTVLVGGNYQGKGPEANAQYLYMDARAVIDASATANGDGGRVILWSDLYTSFQGTIAARGGAAGGNGGFVETSSKDNLQVQTGRVDATALIGRSGKWLLDPRNVTIGTTTTGGTYVAGPPDIFTPTANGATISVATIVAALNAGTSVEITTGSTGGQVGNILVDTLIEKTGGGTATLTLNAAGGIGVNYGISSVSGALNVSLLAGGSVAISAPISTNGGNFTSTGVNFSNTAAGTVSTGGGMLTLTQTGTHNISGNLSTAGGQLTLHADLATFVGGGTTISTGGGNLQIWANAPGGIAENGIQTGMLKGFWLASGATIDAGANSYVSIVGRGGWDNASIGVYIQGTVQATGATPITISGKGGTGIYDSNHGVVVEGTITGGSSSITLNGFGGTGTVGNAPGADANHVGVLIASGATISTTSGDLNIFGTGGLGSYSDSVRFAGTSTINVGGALNVTGNNSLGTGANIAYVMDALTLYSGVGGTSINAGTGSLLFRTAAATTGINIGAPSGSGLILTSANLATINSYTFGTLAFGDKTHTGGIVVPGAYAYTAPSNASLSIVTGGSIGVVGSLTTSGSGGITLAAGGTITISAGGSMATTGTGNIALEGANNVWVDGSISTGAGAIAIWGNAPGGSDTAGIAAGTVWGVQINATALISSSAGAISIVGKGATDSAGQHGIVFWQGGTVQSVSGAISLVGRGGDGTAGGMGIAMVGGSIQSASGVVSLTGYGAIDADGIQISRDAGIHSDSGTLTLTGFGAGASYGFRAQFDGTAPNPISEIGTAAGTGDINILADSMSMSEMSLLVQSNGVVSLRPVTSGTTIGIGDIAGTLQLPGYMGFVYAGLLVVGDSNAGAITIGASGFSNYNGTDLYLRGASIALNGNVTLPGETLTLYANTGGVTQAVVSNISADSLVLRGAGDFAINRNGIGYNNIKNVAANVSAGSGSGDIILRTGELSVSISNAITDDLGTVNGITTTGGLTWVSPNRLTQTAAGLLSVAGDVSLIAQYSTLDMSVATNSFGGQVAATSGGGGTILLKAESLALGTVTSASDVILIATNGGITQTGLLTASGNLNASANGGTLGLSSYQNVVVGSVSLATSGGANNLAWTQFGPMLVGSISSSGQLNLSVTNGGISQSGTIAAAGATTLSVDTGDIALTNAANAFVGAIAATNTVGGISLANTGNTLLGDIVSNGVLNVSVTGGTLSQLSGSTFSATGNATIALAGAYALSLTESGNNIGGNLTLSGSTGTLNGMIGGTASAATGTFVVNGTTIGMAPPPTPTNSIAPTPGAGVGGTTVSSALTDAAPISQIQGAAALPQTPPPGAASAVADAVALLTGGPTGPAAAAGLGTVVDGGEGGPAALPSGVVVTASPPPPAPAGSGAPPPAAAAGPLPPAIVTSSGPNPGAGGPPLVSTTAPPPPVLAVGNVGGASAPAVNGGAVPQPSSTPRTAVSSPFPPL
- a CDS encoding PAS domain-containing protein, which encodes MLSSEISKPTRSFRPVSGRCQANADVCAKIERFQSQWQAMADAKGRLPTRREFDPTAVPDLLPNLLLVEKTVVGDESESRHRVRLAGTRVVAAMGSEITGYDLATLPREDGARALAAGVDLCIAQRRPIPGEFTVVSGHAGWVARVGRIAGFRFLAVPFSETYTVPTVAMMLVLFVAADGSEVWAEWLGTSATA